From the genome of Bombus pascuorum chromosome 2, iyBomPasc1.1, whole genome shotgun sequence, one region includes:
- the LOC132916694 gene encoding LOW QUALITY PROTEIN: U1 small nuclear ribonucleoprotein 70 kDa-like (The sequence of the model RefSeq protein was modified relative to this genomic sequence to represent the inferred CDS: inserted 1 base in 1 codon), translated as MTQFLPPNLLALFAPRDPIPYLPPVSKLPHEKKNGGYIGVGGFLKYFEEPKDTPPPVRVETREERLERRRRERAEQVAYKLEQEIAVWDPAGIPNVTADPFKTLFVARINYDTSESKLRREFEVYGPVKKIVVIHNTINGKPRGYAFIEYEHERDMHSWWPLPATSAVHYSMQXSLNLPDMIAAYKHADGKKIDGRRVLVDVERARTVKGWLPRRLGGGLGGTRRGGPDVNIKHSGREDNERERERYRLERERENSGRLDRDRDRDRLDRERRRSRDRKRRSRSRSRDRKRRRSRDRLPDPDIEEIQRDERPRDRRDRDRDRDRDRDRKRRRSRSNERDRDRDRKRDKRDRDRERRDRKDRGDRQDEDTKEIRIKEEPLDDYPDYSNTFSTSGSYFTAVKYEDDNDQEVEEKYRIPEGRPDPPPYNNYDSVQDY; from the exons ATGACGCAATTTCTGCCTCCAAATTTGTTAGCACTTTTTGCTCCGCGTGATCCAATACCTTATTTACCACCGGTTAGCAAGCTTCCGcatgagaagaaaaatggagGCTATATCGGCGTTGGAggttttcttaaatatttcgag GAACCCAAAGATACACCACCGCCAGTACGTGTGGAAACGAGGGAAGAACGCCTCGAACGCAGAAGAAGAGAACGTGCCGAGCAAGTGGCATATAAATTAGAACAAGAAATTGCGGTATGGGATCCTGCTGGTATTCCAAATGTAACAGCAGATCCTTTTAAAACCCTTTTCGTAGCCCGGATA AACTATGATACTTCGGAATCCAAACTTAGAAGAGAATTTGAAGTATATGGTCCAGTAAAAAAG ataGTGGTAATtcataatacaataaatgGCAAACCTAGGGGATATGCGTTCATTGAATATGAGCACGAAAGAGATATGCACT CGTGGTGGCCGCTGCCGGCAACTAGTGCCGTTCACTATTCCATGC AATCCCTGAACCTGCCTGATATGATAG CTGCTTATAAGCATGCGGATGGTAAGAAAATAGATGGTCGCAGAGTGTTGGTGGATGTCGAACGTGCCAGAACCGTGAAAGGGTGGCTTCCGCGAAGACTGGGTGGTGGACTTGGAGGAACGCGAAGAGGTGGACCAgacgtaaatattaaacactCTGGTCGGGAAGACAATGAAAGAGAACGAGAACGGTATCGTTTGGAACGAGAGAGGGAGAATTCTGGACGCCTTGATAGAGACAG AGATCGCGATCGCTTGGATAGAGAACGTAGAAGGTCTCGCGATCGTAAAAGAAGGTCAAGAAGTAGGTCGCGCGATCGAAAACGTAGACGTAGTCGTGATCGCTTACCTGATCCGGATATTGAAGAGATTCAAAGAGACGAACGACCACGTGACAGGAGAGATCGAGATCGTGATCGTGACCGTGATCGAGATCGTAAGAGAAGACGTTCCAGGAGTAACGAACGCGATCGCGATAGGGACCGTAAGAGGGACAAGCGTGATCGTGATCGCGAACGTAGAGATAGAAAAGATCGGGGTGATCGTCAGGATGAAGAtacgaaagaaattcgaaTCAAAGAAGAACCTCTGgatg ATTACCCTGACTATAGTAACACTTTCTCAACGTCTGGATCATACTTTACCGCTGTAAAATACGAAGATGATAATGACCAAGAAGTAGAAGAGAAATACAGAATTCCTGAAGGTCGTCCAGATCCCCCTCCCTACAATAACTATGATTCCGTACAAGACTATTGA